The Deltaproteobacteria bacterium genome has a window encoding:
- a CDS encoding tetratricopeptide repeat protein, with protein sequence MNLAVKKTGPTLALCMIVKNEEAWLRACLQSVQGLVDEMVIVDTGSSDATVEIAKSFGARMISHVWKNDFSEARNVSLAHASSDWILVLDADEAISRQDHDPIRQLLLHPQKPIITLIQTSYCLDSNTCGWRPNQLQVPEAKGYPGYMDSSLARLFPRDPQIRFQGEIHEHARHEKQEYPQINVPLRIHHYGKYNSQEVLRKKDELYLGITEEKYRKASDNAHVCYEMAAQYWRMGEVEKAKEVLQKALKIDPKYVRLWLVWGGILHQEKKYAEAAKAYAQVMELEPSNPTPYLYLPTILVEMKNFVLAQEILNEGRQKIGDHPGFYLNEGSVKQSLGKHKEALLSFSKALTLNPDESIAWLNQGVSELYLGFFAQAEKSFEKAEQYSGTRFEANRRLVHLYFKTAQLEKAALALKKAKEEQSEHPEILVNEVVLLTEQKQWTGLVEKIEVLQERPDLSHAQQLLLKKCSSLIPSPQFVGETTLHSLERSNTL encoded by the coding sequence ATGAATCTTGCAGTAAAAAAAACAGGCCCCACGCTGGCGCTTTGCATGATCGTTAAAAACGAAGAGGCCTGGTTGCGTGCTTGTTTGCAAAGCGTTCAGGGCCTCGTCGACGAAATGGTCATTGTCGATACGGGCTCTAGCGATGCCACGGTAGAAATCGCGAAATCTTTTGGGGCGCGCATGATCTCTCACGTCTGGAAGAATGATTTTTCCGAGGCACGCAACGTTTCTTTAGCGCACGCGAGCAGCGACTGGATCCTCGTTCTCGACGCCGATGAAGCCATTTCTAGGCAAGATCATGATCCAATCCGACAACTCCTTCTGCATCCTCAGAAGCCTATCATTACACTGATCCAGACCAGCTATTGCCTCGACTCGAACACCTGTGGTTGGAGGCCAAACCAGCTTCAAGTGCCGGAAGCAAAAGGCTATCCCGGTTATATGGATTCTTCTCTGGCTCGACTTTTTCCGAGAGATCCTCAAATCCGTTTTCAGGGAGAAATCCACGAACATGCACGACATGAAAAACAGGAGTATCCTCAAATCAATGTTCCCCTGCGGATTCATCACTATGGAAAATATAATTCTCAGGAGGTCTTAAGGAAAAAAGATGAATTGTATTTGGGCATCACCGAGGAGAAATATAGAAAAGCCTCGGACAATGCCCATGTGTGTTATGAAATGGCCGCTCAGTATTGGCGTATGGGAGAGGTGGAAAAGGCCAAAGAAGTTCTTCAAAAGGCACTGAAGATTGACCCCAAATATGTGCGACTCTGGTTGGTCTGGGGTGGAATTCTGCATCAGGAAAAAAAATATGCTGAGGCGGCAAAGGCCTATGCCCAAGTGATGGAATTGGAACCGAGTAATCCGACCCCTTATCTTTATTTGCCCACCATTCTGGTTGAGATGAAAAATTTTGTGTTGGCCCAAGAGATTTTGAATGAGGGCCGTCAAAAGATAGGCGATCATCCAGGTTTTTATTTGAACGAAGGAAGCGTAAAACAATCTTTAGGGAAACACAAAGAGGCGCTTTTGTCTTTTAGTAAGGCCCTGACCTTGAATCCGGATGAAAGTATTGCCTGGTTAAATCAGGGAGTCTCGGAGCTTTATCTGGGATTTTTTGCACAAGCTGAAAAAAGTTTTGAGAAGGCCGAACAATATTCTGGAACCCGTTTTGAGGCCAACAGACGTCTGGTACATCTTTATTTTAAAACAGCCCAATTGGAAAAGGCTGCCCTGGCATTAAAAAAAGCCAAGGAGGAGCAGTCTGAGCACCCTGAAATTTTAGTGAATGAAGTCGTGTTGCTCACGGAGCAGAAGCAATGGACTGGGCTTGTAGAAAAAATAGAAGTACTGCAGGAACGGCCCGATCTGAGCCACGCACAGCAGCTCCTTCTTAAAAAATGTTCATCCTTAATTCCCTCTCCCCAATTTGTTGGAGAGACAACATTACACTCGTTAGAAAGGAGTAATACTCTATGA
- a CDS encoding motility associated factor glycosyltransferase family protein codes for MNFFEKNFAVLETTHPKLAQKVREMKYSPENLVEVSPGVFDFKDAQGKLLYQGQPLLKAEEYLKKVNLTYPKFVVFYGLGLGYSFQEFQKQFSQKFEIAIVVEKSLTLFRHSLEVTDWTEILTSQKLLLLVDEELEAVQEKLKSCFSDGIFLTFVKAMTPIHEEVSLVWEGKGNYYVSVAQCIKEQIEYVSEFMVGDWEDNYHGFTNVVNNVFHAYQVPSFTSLVERFQKIPGIVVSTGPSLNHSLEWLKKVQNKAVIACADSALRILLKHGITPHIVACLERTQCTIKYFEEFNDLNRTFLLSDLSIWPETYQKYSGPKINYFRPVGQQRWFFPKEIMRNAGTSVAHEIFLALYYMGCSPIFLVGQDLAYDPHTHAGHAQGISSFLEDYDKSELQYIKHHYVSAGKNEVWVEGNNGKPILTSPYWNNFRNFFENIFKKEGVDCYNVIPQEYGARLKNAKWLDPRQALEFFSEERDIFALLKEGLDQSSVEEKEVFLTKMKMKFQTALGYLRNFQEITLDVLDSISIFQHHFDLQLFGFETYRPLLTRLEKMINELEYIPENLEDDFFGNFLYPQIQGELIPFYQGIEAALKLPEQSTFRIREQIKMLRFWLKTVHYACSRMENFILKNLAEENRKILGTL; via the coding sequence ATGAATTTCTTCGAAAAAAACTTTGCCGTCCTCGAAACCACCCATCCCAAACTGGCTCAAAAAGTAAGGGAAATGAAATATTCACCCGAGAACCTGGTTGAAGTTTCTCCAGGCGTTTTTGATTTCAAAGATGCCCAAGGAAAACTTCTTTATCAAGGGCAACCCCTACTCAAAGCAGAAGAATATTTAAAAAAAGTGAATCTCACTTACCCAAAGTTTGTCGTCTTTTATGGTTTGGGTTTGGGTTATTCTTTCCAGGAATTTCAAAAACAATTTTCACAAAAATTTGAAATAGCAATTGTGGTTGAAAAATCTCTTACTCTTTTTCGTCATTCGCTTGAAGTAACCGATTGGACAGAGATTCTCACTTCGCAAAAATTGCTTTTGTTGGTGGATGAAGAACTCGAGGCGGTACAGGAAAAACTTAAATCTTGTTTTTCGGATGGAATTTTTTTGACCTTTGTTAAGGCAATGACCCCAATTCATGAGGAGGTATCCTTGGTTTGGGAGGGCAAGGGGAACTATTACGTTTCAGTAGCTCAGTGTATAAAAGAGCAAATTGAATACGTTTCTGAATTCATGGTTGGAGATTGGGAAGACAATTACCATGGTTTCACGAATGTTGTGAATAATGTTTTTCATGCCTATCAGGTTCCTTCTTTTACTTCCCTAGTGGAACGGTTTCAAAAAATTCCTGGCATTGTGGTATCCACAGGGCCTTCCTTGAATCATTCACTAGAATGGTTGAAAAAGGTACAGAACAAGGCCGTGATCGCTTGTGCCGATTCAGCTCTACGTATTTTACTCAAGCATGGGATTACGCCTCATATAGTTGCCTGCCTTGAAAGAACTCAATGTACCATAAAATATTTCGAAGAATTTAATGATTTAAATCGAACTTTTTTACTAAGTGATTTGAGTATTTGGCCCGAGACTTATCAAAAGTATAGCGGGCCCAAGATTAATTATTTTCGCCCTGTAGGCCAGCAGCGTTGGTTCTTTCCAAAAGAAATAATGAGAAATGCAGGGACTTCAGTGGCGCACGAGATTTTTTTGGCTCTTTATTACATGGGCTGTTCTCCTATTTTTTTGGTGGGTCAGGATTTAGCCTATGATCCTCACACTCATGCGGGTCATGCTCAAGGGATTTCCTCCTTTTTGGAGGATTATGACAAAAGTGAGTTGCAATACATTAAACATCATTATGTCTCCGCTGGGAAAAATGAGGTGTGGGTGGAAGGTAATAATGGAAAACCTATCTTGACTAGCCCCTATTGGAATAATTTCAGGAATTTTTTTGAGAATATTTTCAAAAAAGAAGGCGTGGATTGCTACAATGTAATTCCTCAAGAATACGGGGCCCGCTTGAAGAATGCAAAATGGCTGGATCCTCGTCAGGCCTTGGAATTTTTCAGTGAAGAGAGGGATATCTTTGCCCTTCTGAAGGAGGGGCTAGACCAATCTTCTGTGGAAGAGAAAGAAGTCTTTTTGACGAAAATGAAAATGAAATTCCAGACTGCCTTGGGGTATTTAAGAAATTTTCAAGAGATTACTTTGGACGTTTTGGATAGTATTTCCATTTTTCAACATCATTTTGATTTGCAGCTTTTCGGATTTGAAACTTATCGCCCCCTTTTAACTAGATTAGAAAAGATGATTAATGAGTTGGAATACATTCCTGAAAATCTTGAAGATGATTTTTTTGGCAATTTTCTTTATCCACAAATTCAGGGGGAATTAATTCCTTTTTATCAAGGAATAGAAGCTGCACTCAAATTGCCAGAACAATCTACCTTTCGTATTCGGGAGCAAATTAAAATGCTGAGGTTTTGGTTGAAGACGGTGCATTATGCTTGTTCAAGGATGGAAAATTTTATTCTTAAAAATTTAGCAGAAGAAAATCGGAAAATCCTAGGGACTCTATGA
- a CDS encoding glycosyltransferase family 4 protein, producing MTPYKIAFFHVGAACHGRSKKIKPLGGTESAMIDMAEALAQRGHEVHVFSLLDDVGPYEGVQYHSFEAFESFSLNKNWDVFIGIRQLLPLLVKRWAAYQIYFTPDAYDQPFFKQALQVDCSLDSQNWKVGLYSLKFVSHWVDKIYCVGQWQAQSLAQAFQVPLSKFFVTGNGIWPQLFKPLPFSERKKRIVYASTPSRGLEYLLDYFPTLRRENPGLECWVMSGMQLYGLSAEQDQQQYAGVYQKAKQEGVHLLGPVSKSELYSIFSQSLAMAYPNTFAETFCIAVLEAQAAGLPVVTTRLAALEERIEEAKEGFLISGHPSQETYQEDFISKMNQVLQSPSLWNPLSAQALEKSRRFSYEILAQAWEKDFDLFFQDPEKNKSPRPDLFFPKQEFLTVKGEDQKTAQIEISPQIIQQELNKYLNAFNFKSLM from the coding sequence ATGACCCCTTATAAGATCGCCTTTTTTCATGTAGGCGCTGCCTGTCACGGTCGCAGCAAAAAAATAAAACCCCTGGGGGGGACTGAGTCTGCGATGATTGACATGGCAGAGGCGCTTGCTCAGCGTGGGCACGAAGTGCATGTCTTTAGCCTGTTGGATGATGTAGGCCCTTACGAGGGAGTACAGTACCATTCTTTTGAAGCATTCGAATCTTTTTCTCTCAATAAAAACTGGGATGTTTTTATTGGAATCCGGCAGCTTCTTCCTCTGCTGGTTAAGCGTTGGGCAGCCTATCAAATTTATTTCACTCCAGACGCCTACGATCAGCCCTTTTTTAAACAGGCCTTACAAGTAGATTGCAGCTTGGATAGTCAAAATTGGAAAGTGGGGCTCTACTCTTTGAAGTTTGTCAGTCACTGGGTCGATAAAATTTATTGTGTAGGCCAGTGGCAGGCCCAGAGCTTGGCTCAGGCCTTTCAAGTTCCCCTTTCCAAATTTTTTGTGACGGGCAATGGCATTTGGCCTCAGCTTTTTAAACCCCTTCCCTTTTCTGAAAGAAAAAAAAGAATTGTTTATGCCTCTACCCCTTCTCGAGGTTTGGAATATTTGCTCGATTATTTTCCCACTCTTCGCAGGGAGAATCCTGGGTTGGAATGTTGGGTGATGAGTGGAATGCAACTCTATGGACTCAGCGCAGAGCAAGATCAGCAGCAGTATGCAGGGGTTTATCAAAAAGCAAAACAAGAAGGAGTCCATCTTTTGGGCCCTGTATCCAAATCGGAACTCTATTCAATTTTTTCTCAAAGTCTGGCGATGGCCTACCCGAATACCTTTGCAGAAACCTTTTGTATTGCTGTGTTAGAGGCGCAAGCCGCAGGATTGCCAGTGGTGACCACTCGCCTGGCTGCCTTGGAGGAACGGATTGAAGAAGCGAAAGAAGGTTTTTTGATTTCAGGACATCCCTCTCAAGAAACTTACCAGGAAGATTTTATTTCAAAAATGAACCAGGTCCTTCAAAGTCCATCTTTGTGGAATCCTTTGAGTGCACAGGCTCTAGAAAAGAGCCGGCGGTTTTCTTATGAAATTTTAGCTCAGGCTTGGGAAAAAGATTTTGATCTTTTTTTTCAAGACCCAGAAAAAAATAAAAGCCCCAGGCCAGATTTGTTTTTTCCCAAGCAAGAATTTCTGACAGTGAAGGGAGAGGATCAAAAAACAGCGCAGATTGAAATCTCTCCACAAATCATTCAACAGGAACTTAACAAATATTTGAATGCCTTTAATTTTAAGAGTTTGATGTAA
- a CDS encoding motility associated factor glycosyltransferase family protein codes for MTFIQNNIQKFLERYPQEKELASLLSSLPPNPQKVLNPSAHLSLDAELKKSRMLIFLGLGDALCFKRLFPILKDQNFIFVIFERSLEVLAKLWSEGDWTEFLEHPRTFWFLGKKTSYTREFQEAFSNISLVNSIGACTFVKLPDEALESNLYDQLLDLFIEAGSQQIQNVAAFPEDAYRGMMNYVRNTSKIASIPRLEEFKDYYRGMSGIVVSAGPSLKFCLPLLKKLQKHALVVCVDAVYKLLLSQGIIPHFVTSMERAATCEFFEGTPLQSQSCLITLPLLQPESLEAFQGPQVFLPSVGNGHEFFYPEHKGNDIGRSSATLAYAALALLGCDSIYLMGQDLAFDRFSEASHVSGVWNLVREEGECIHQKLKQEKIENNPNWIEGNNGQPILSRDCWKSFKEDFVRLGQKYSCKTFNIIPRDYGAKIPGVSQIEPEEALLHFDLSQDAWAKDIVPLLQIPLEQKKKKEAETTETMQRAISFFDETFVPTILEMNQALSLYYQYNFPMVNGEELEKKYESLFNELEKAENLLLKKDSLVVNGLMLPFFQYLMPVMCIEISKVRNEPIPYVEKVQQIVNKLFGHYKDLLYWGMRVNDLLKRRLSGNI; via the coding sequence ATGACCTTCATTCAAAACAATATTCAAAAATTTCTTGAGCGTTACCCCCAAGAAAAAGAGCTGGCTTCACTCTTGAGTTCCTTGCCACCCAATCCACAAAAAGTTTTGAATCCGAGTGCTCATCTTTCTCTAGATGCTGAACTCAAGAAGAGTCGCATGCTTATTTTTCTAGGTTTAGGGGATGCACTTTGTTTCAAGAGACTTTTTCCCATCCTCAAAGATCAAAATTTTATTTTTGTGATTTTTGAGCGATCGCTCGAGGTGCTTGCCAAACTTTGGAGTGAGGGAGATTGGACAGAATTTTTGGAACATCCCCGTACTTTCTGGTTTCTGGGAAAAAAAACTTCTTATACAAGAGAGTTCCAAGAGGCCTTTTCTAACATCTCGTTGGTGAATTCCATTGGGGCCTGCACCTTTGTAAAATTACCGGATGAGGCCTTGGAGTCCAATCTCTATGATCAGCTTTTGGATCTTTTTATTGAGGCAGGAAGTCAGCAAATTCAGAATGTAGCTGCCTTTCCGGAAGATGCCTATCGGGGGATGATGAATTATGTGCGCAATACTTCTAAAATTGCCAGCATTCCCCGTCTAGAAGAGTTTAAAGATTATTACCGAGGGATGTCTGGTATTGTCGTTTCAGCGGGGCCTTCCTTAAAGTTCTGTTTGCCCCTTCTCAAAAAACTTCAAAAACACGCCCTGGTGGTTTGTGTTGATGCTGTCTATAAGCTTCTGCTCTCACAAGGAATTATCCCTCATTTTGTGACTTCTATGGAACGAGCGGCCACCTGTGAGTTTTTTGAAGGTACTCCGCTCCAGTCTCAAAGTTGCTTAATTACGCTGCCTCTCCTTCAACCAGAAAGTCTGGAGGCCTTTCAAGGCCCCCAAGTGTTTTTACCTAGTGTAGGGAATGGGCACGAATTTTTTTACCCGGAACACAAGGGAAATGATATCGGTCGTTCCTCGGCCACCTTGGCCTATGCGGCGCTGGCCTTGCTGGGTTGTGATTCCATTTATTTGATGGGACAAGACCTGGCCTTTGATCGCTTTTCAGAGGCTTCCCACGTCTCTGGAGTTTGGAATTTGGTGAGAGAAGAGGGCGAATGTATTCATCAAAAGTTAAAGCAGGAAAAAATTGAGAATAATCCCAATTGGATAGAAGGAAACAATGGACAGCCTATTTTAAGCCGGGATTGTTGGAAGAGTTTCAAAGAAGATTTTGTACGTCTGGGTCAAAAGTATTCCTGCAAGACCTTTAATATTATTCCACGGGACTATGGGGCTAAAATTCCGGGTGTTTCACAAATTGAGCCTGAAGAGGCCTTGTTGCATTTCGACCTTTCTCAAGATGCCTGGGCCAAAGATATTGTTCCCTTGCTTCAAATTCCCTTGGAACAAAAAAAGAAAAAGGAAGCAGAGACAACAGAGACGATGCAGAGGGCCATTTCTTTTTTTGATGAGACTTTTGTTCCCACGATTTTAGAAATGAACCAGGCCCTTTCGCTTTATTATCAATACAACTTTCCTATGGTGAATGGTGAGGAATTAGAAAAGAAGTACGAATCTCTCTTTAATGAGTTGGAAAAAGCAGAAAATCTTCTGCTTAAAAAAGATTCTTTAGTGGTCAACGGTTTGATGCTTCCTTTCTTTCAATACCTCATGCCAGTCATGTGCATTGAAATCTCAAAAGTTCGTAATGAACCCATCCCTTATGTGGAAAAGGTTCAACAAATTGTAAACAAATTGTTTGGGCATTATAAAGATTTACTCTATTGGGGTATGAGAGTGAATGATCTTCTCAAAAGAAGATTGAGTGGGAATATCTGA
- a CDS encoding motility associated factor glycosyltransferase family protein, giving the protein MSYFEKNFAVLATTHPKLAQKISGIKYLSKNLVEISPGVFDLKDEQGRLFYQGKPLIKAEEYLKKVNLAFPEFVVFYGLGLGYSFQKFCKQCTQFKIAFVVEKSLDLFRYSLEVTDWTEILASKKLVLLVDAELEELKNSILTILGDGSFLVFVKAMTTIHEEVSLVWGNKGDYYVSVAQCMKEQIEYVSRFFIGEGEDNFQGFMNVVNNVFHAYQVPSFTALLERFQKFPGIVVSTGPSLNYSLEWLKKVQNKAVIACADSALRILLKHGITPHLVGSLERIYCTRKYFEEFNDLSQTFLLSDLSVWPETYQKYSGPKINFFRTVGQQRWFFPKEILRNAGNSVAHELFLALYYMGCSPIFLVGQDLAYDPHNHAGHAQGASSFLEDYDKQELEGIQFHYVSTGKKEVWVEGNSGKPILSSPTWNGFRLFFETLLKKEGVDCYNVIPQEYGARLKNAKWLDPHQALEFFSEERDVFAILKESLEQSPVEEKEVFLEKIKMRFQVALGYLKNSQEITLDILDSISIFQHRFDLQLFGLETYRPLLLRLEQTINELEKVPESFEDDFFGNFLLPQIQGELIPFYQGIEAALKLPEQSIFRIREQIKMLRTWLKTVHYACARMENFILKNLSEENQTLLEN; this is encoded by the coding sequence ATGAGCTACTTCGAAAAAAACTTTGCTGTCCTTGCAACCACTCATCCCAAACTAGCTCAAAAAATAAGTGGCATTAAATATTTGTCCAAGAACTTGGTCGAAATTTCTCCAGGCGTTTTTGATCTCAAAGATGAGCAAGGAAGGCTCTTTTATCAGGGGAAGCCTTTAATAAAGGCTGAAGAGTATTTAAAAAAAGTGAATCTCGCTTTTCCTGAGTTTGTTGTTTTTTATGGTTTGGGTCTGGGTTATTCTTTCCAGAAATTCTGTAAACAATGCACACAATTTAAAATAGCTTTTGTGGTAGAAAAATCTCTGGATCTTTTTCGCTATTCTCTGGAAGTGACCGATTGGACAGAGATTCTCGCTTCGAAAAAATTAGTTTTGTTAGTGGACGCAGAACTTGAGGAGTTGAAGAACAGTATTCTGACTATTCTTGGGGATGGAAGTTTTCTTGTCTTTGTCAAGGCAATGACCACGATTCATGAGGAGGTCTCTTTGGTCTGGGGCAACAAGGGGGATTATTACGTTTCTGTGGCCCAGTGTATGAAGGAGCAAATTGAATACGTTTCTCGATTCTTCATTGGAGAGGGGGAGGACAATTTTCAAGGTTTTATGAATGTTGTGAATAATGTTTTTCATGCCTACCAGGTTCCTTCTTTTACTGCTTTGCTGGAACGTTTTCAGAAGTTTCCAGGAATTGTGGTGTCTACAGGGCCTTCGTTGAATTATTCGCTGGAATGGCTGAAAAAGGTACAGAATAAGGCTGTGATTGCCTGCGCCGATTCAGCCCTGCGCATTTTACTCAAACACGGGATTACCCCGCATCTGGTGGGTTCTCTTGAACGAATCTATTGCACCAGAAAATATTTCGAAGAATTTAACGATTTAAGTCAAACTTTTTTACTTAGCGATTTGAGTGTCTGGCCTGAAACCTATCAAAAGTATAGCGGGCCCAAAATTAATTTTTTCCGTACCGTAGGCCAGCAGCGTTGGTTTTTTCCAAAAGAAATATTAAGGAATGCAGGCAATTCGGTGGCACACGAACTTTTTTTGGCTCTTTATTATATGGGTTGCTCTCCCATTTTTCTAGTGGGGCAGGATTTAGCTTATGATCCTCATAACCATGCAGGTCATGCCCAGGGGGCTTCCTCTTTTCTGGAGGACTATGACAAACAAGAGCTGGAAGGAATCCAATTTCATTATGTCTCTACTGGAAAGAAAGAGGTGTGGGTGGAGGGGAATAGTGGAAAACCTATTCTGAGCAGTCCCACTTGGAATGGTTTTAGGCTTTTTTTTGAAACCCTTCTCAAAAAAGAGGGGGTGGATTGCTACAATGTGATTCCCCAGGAATATGGGGCTCGCTTGAAGAATGCAAAATGGCTGGATCCTCATCAGGCCTTGGAATTTTTCAGTGAAGAGAGGGATGTCTTTGCTATTCTGAAAGAGAGTCTTGAACAATCTCCTGTGGAAGAGAAAGAAGTATTTCTTGAAAAGATAAAAATGAGATTTCAAGTTGCCCTGGGGTATCTAAAAAATTCTCAGGAAATCACTTTGGATATTTTGGATAGTATTTCTATTTTCCAGCATCGTTTTGATTTGCAACTTTTTGGTTTGGAAACTTATCGCCCACTTTTACTTCGATTGGAGCAGACGATCAATGAGTTGGAAAAGGTCCCGGAGAGTTTCGAAGATGATTTTTTTGGCAACTTTCTTCTTCCACAAATTCAGGGCGAATTAATTCCCTTTTATCAAGGGATAGAAGCTGCGCTGAAACTGCCGGAGCAGTCGATATTTCGTATTCGGGAGCAAATCAAAATGCTGAGAACTTGGCTGAAGACGGTGCATTATGCCTGTGCAAGGATGGAGAATTTTATTCTTAAAAATTTGTCGGAAGAAAATCAGACGCTCTTGGAAAATTGA
- a CDS encoding motility associated factor glycosyltransferase family protein produces the protein MNYFEKNFAVLETTHPKLAQKIREIKYVPEQLVEVSPGIFDLKDAQGKLLYQGQPLLKAEEYLKKTNLISPKFVVFYGLGLGYSFQQFCKKFSQKFEAAIVLERSLTLFRYSLELTDWTEILTSQKLLLLVDEELEALQEKLQAFFADGNMLVFIKDMPLIYEEVSLVWDKKEDYYVSVAQCMKEQIEQVSEFMVGDWEDNYQGFMNVVNNVFHAHQVPSFTCLLERFRDFPGIVVSTGPSLNHSLEWLKKVQNKAVIACADSALRILLQHGITPHLVGCLERISCTRKYFEEFNDLRRTFLLSDLSVWPETYQKYSGPKINFFRPLGQQGWFFPKEILRNAGSSVAHELFFVLCYMGCSSVFLVGQDLAYDPYTHAGHAQGASSFQEDCDKKELQHIQQHYVSAGSKEVWVEGNNEKLILSSPIWNSFRFFFESILKKEGVGIHCYNVIPKEYGARLKNAKWLDPDQALEFFSEERDVFALLKESIEQSPVEEKEVFLEKMKMKFRTALGYLRNFQEITLDILDSISIFQHRFDLQLFGLETYRPLLLRLEQTINELENIPENLEDNFFGNFLFPQIQGELIPFYQGIEAALKLPEQSTFRIREQIKMLRTWLKTVHYACARMENFILKNLSEENQTLFES, from the coding sequence ATGAACTATTTCGAAAAAAACTTTGCTGTCCTTGAAACCACTCATCCCAAACTAGCCCAAAAAATAAGGGAAATAAAATACGTTCCCGAGCAATTGGTTGAAGTTTCTCCAGGCATTTTTGACCTCAAAGATGCCCAAGGGAAACTTCTTTATCAAGGGCAGCCCCTGCTAAAAGCAGAAGAGTATTTAAAAAAGACAAATCTTATTTCTCCGAAGTTTGTGGTTTTTTATGGTCTGGGTCTGGGGTATTCTTTCCAGCAATTCTGCAAAAAATTCTCACAGAAATTTGAAGCAGCGATTGTGCTGGAACGGTCTCTTACTCTCTTTCGCTATTCGCTGGAACTAACTGATTGGACAGAGATCCTTACTTCTCAAAAATTGCTTTTGTTGGTGGATGAGGAACTTGAAGCGCTGCAGGAAAAGCTTCAAGCCTTTTTTGCAGATGGAAATATGCTTGTCTTTATCAAGGACATGCCCCTGATTTATGAGGAGGTCTCTTTGGTCTGGGACAAGAAGGAAGATTATTATGTCTCTGTGGCCCAGTGTATGAAGGAACAAATTGAACAGGTTTCTGAATTCATGGTTGGAGATTGGGAAGACAATTATCAAGGTTTTATGAATGTTGTAAATAATGTCTTTCATGCCCACCAGGTTCCTTCTTTCACTTGTTTACTGGAACGTTTCCGGGACTTTCCAGGTATTGTGGTGTCGACAGGGCCCTCGTTGAATCATTCGCTGGAATGGTTGAAAAAGGTACAGAACAAGGCTGTGATTGCCTGTGCAGATTCAGCCCTGCGCATCTTACTCCAGCATGGGATTACCCCACATCTAGTTGGTTGTTTAGAGCGAATCAGTTGTACCAGAAAATATTTCGAAGAATTTAACGATTTAAGGCGAACTTTTTTACTTAGCGATTTGAGCGTCTGGCCCGAAACCTATCAAAAGTATAGCGGGCCCAAAATTAATTTTTTTCGTCCCTTAGGTCAACAGGGCTGGTTTTTCCCCAAAGAAATCTTAAGAAACGCAGGTAGTTCGGTGGCGCATGAACTTTTTTTTGTTCTTTGTTATATGGGTTGTTCTTCCGTTTTTCTTGTGGGTCAGGATTTGGCCTACGATCCTTACACTCACGCAGGTCACGCTCAAGGGGCTTCCTCCTTCCAGGAGGACTGTGACAAAAAAGAGCTGCAACACATTCAACAGCATTATGTTTCCGCTGGAAGCAAAGAGGTATGGGTGGAAGGTAATAATGAAAAACTCATTTTAAGTAGCCCAATTTGGAATAGTTTCAGGTTTTTTTTTGAAAGTATTCTCAAAAAAGAGGGGGTGGGGATCCATTGTTACAATGTAATTCCGAAGGAATACGGAGCTCGTTTAAAAAATGCAAAGTGGCTGGATCCTGATCAGGCCTTGGAATTTTTTAGTGAAGAAAGAGATGTATTTGCTCTTCTGAAAGAGAGTATCGAACAATCTCCTGTAGAAGAGAAAGAAGTGTTTTTGGAAAAAATGAAAATGAAATTCCGGACAGCCCTGGGGTATCTAAGAAATTTTCAGGAAATCACTTTGGATATTTTGGATAGCATTTCTATTTTCCAGCATCGTTTTGATTTGCAACTTTTTGGTCTGGAAACTTATCGCCCACTTTTGCTTCGATTGGAGCAGACGATCAATGAGTTGGAAAATATTCCTGAAAATCTCGAGGATAATTTCTTTGGCAATTTTCTTTTTCCACAAATTCAGGGCGAACTAATTCCCTTTTATCAAGGGATAGAAGCTGCGTTAAAACTGCCAGAACAGTCGACATTTCGTATTCGGGAACAAATCAAAATGCTGAGAACTTGGCTGAAGACGGTGCATTATGCCTGTGCAAGGATGGAGAATTTTATTCTTAAAAATTTGTCGGAAGAAAATCAGACACTTTTTGAAAGTTGA